In Papaver somniferum cultivar HN1 chromosome 1, ASM357369v1, whole genome shotgun sequence, a genomic segment contains:
- the LOC113296991 gene encoding serine/threonine-protein kinase-like protein At3g51990, with amino-acid sequence MGYLSCNSESAIITCDPYNWDIKNRKKKKKKKKPKIRQFSYSDLESATNGFSPQSFLGKGSHGSVYKAVLDEGKLTVAVKKTIHSSLLHPDNEIEILSRVRSPRLVNLLGFSLDINDNKLLVVEFMPNGSLYDLLHSSTRRMLSLSKRVRYALQIAKAVEILHSSNPPVIHRDIKSSNVLIDSNWNARLGDFGLALRGFVEDVKLKCTPPAGTLGYLDPAYIAPENLTAKNDVFSFGILLLEILSGRNAIDVNYSPPSVIDWALPLIKRGEYTSIYDARIDIPDDISVLRQLANLAAKCVRSTAEKRPAMSDVVKCLSGFTERISSPLWNNLRRRMTKESTSASLSASLSIGHDMFDNSKEIIVKTIKHGIRTSSLKNYRKVSSFEPYFDLKNQPFTDRIRIHRSNSIGSISETKVSSDTSLGNKQLALVEVKTGLDLKMAALRLSKSRSLNVLQSTRLIHDIERGFVFRLVKNPYIRSLSVTKLVLSNEKSLQKKLIEERKYD; translated from the coding sequence atgggttatttgtcttGTAATTCAGAGTCTGCAATCATAACTTGTGATCCATACAACTGGGATATAAAAaacaggaagaaaaagaagaagaagaaaaaacccaaGATCAGACAATTTTCTTACAGTGATCTCGAATCAGCAACAAATGGGTTTTCTCCTCAGAGTTTTCTAGGCAAAGGGAGCCATGGAAGTGTTTATAAAGCTGTTCTTGATGAAGGTAAACTTACTGTAGCTGTTAAGAAAACAATTCATTCTTCATTACTTCATCCAGATAATGAAATTGAAATCCTTTCTCGGGTTCGAAGTCCTCGATTAGTAAACTTATTAGGATTCAGTCTCGACATAAACGATAACAAATTACTGGTTGTCGAGTTTATGCCGAATGGGTCACTCTATGATCTTTTGCACTCGAGTACTCGTCGAATGCTTAGTTTGAGCAAACGCGTCAGGTATGCTCTACAGATTGCGAAAGCAGTAGAAATTTTGCATTCATCGAATCCGCCTGTTATTCATAGAGACATTAAATCTTCAAATGTTTTGATCGATTCGAATTGGAATGCTCGATTAGGAGATTTTGGATTAGCTTTGAGAGGATTTGTTGAAGATGTGAAGCTAAAATGCACCCCACCAGCTGGTACATTGGGGTATCTTGACCCTGCCTACATTGCTCCAGAAAATCTAACTGCGAAAAATGATGTTTTTAGTTTTGGGATTCTCTTGTTAGAGATTTTAAGCGGGAGAAATGCAATTGATGTGAATTACAGTCCTCCATCAGTAATCGATTGGGCGTTACCGTTGATCAAGCGAGGTGAGTATACTTCGATTTATGATGCACGAATTGATATTCCTGATGATATATCTGTGTTAAGACAATTAGCAAATTTAGCTGCAAAATGTGTGAGGTCAACAGCAGAGAAAAGACCTGCTATGTCTGATGTAGTAAAGTGTCTTAGTGGTTTTACGGAAAGAATTTCTTCTCCATTGTGGAACAATCTTAGGAGACGCATGACTAAAGAATCGACATCTGCATCATTGTCAGCGTCATTGTCCATTGGACACGACATGTTTGATAATAGCAAAGAGATTATTGTTAAAACAATTAAACATGGTATTAGAACATCATCTTTGAAGAATTACAGAAAGGTTTCAAGTTTCGAACCTTATTTCGATTTGAAAAACCAACCCTTTACCGATAGAATCCGGATTCATCGTTCGAATTCTATTGGTTCAATTAGTGAAACAAAAGTGAGTTCGGATACTAGTTTGGGGAATAAACAGCTTGCTCTAGTTGAAGTTAAAACTGGGTTGGACTTGAAAATGGCTGCTCTTAGATTAAGCAAATCAAGATCTTTGAATGTCCTGCAAAGTACGCGACTGATTCACGACATCGAAAGAGGGTTTGTTTTTCGACTCGTGAAGAATCCTTATATCAGATCCTTAAGTGTAACAAAACTTGTTCTTAGTAATGAGAAAAGTCTCCAGAAGAAACTGATTGAGGAGAGGAAATACGATtag